In Rhodamnia argentea isolate NSW1041297 chromosome 1, ASM2092103v1, whole genome shotgun sequence, the genomic window GTCTCTTGATATTTTCCTTGTGTTTTTCTAAGGAAGTCTTATCCACAGTGAAAATCTATTTTCTTTCTCGAAGAAGACACTAGTTAGTGTTCCTTACCAAGGGAGTCGGACTTTTCACGACAAAGCGGATGTAACCGATGACGATGCCGGAATTCGATAGAAGCGCCAAAGCGACTGATCGAGACCGGAAAGTCGGTACGTTTCTCTTCCTCAAGCAATGAGTTTGAGAGGGGAGTGCCAACAATCTGAACTCTTGACCTGTGCTTCGATACCGTGTTCTTAAtcttacaatatatttagagcGGATTGGTTCACGATCACATAATAATCAGCGAGAAAGATTCCCTCCATatgttttgaaatttattaGGGTTTGTCACGTCTTTCCAACGAACTTTCAATGCACCCGTCCCGGCTTTTCTTGCCCCGTACGAGGATCAAAAGAAAGGTCGGTAGCTTcggtcggattttttttttcctttttgggtcgAATGCTTCGGTCGGATTTCAAATGCCAGCAAATAGACAAGACCGGAAGAAAAGACTAACTTCCTATAAGAATCAGTCATGTCGACTCTTCGTATTATGCCTCTATAAccactccatctctctctctctctctcctcttgtcCATTAAGTAATATCACACGCAGACAAAAGGGGAAACGAAGGAAATCATGGGCAGCATCTGCACTTCCAAAGAGGTCGACAGAGAGCTCCCCACGTTCCTTAGGGTTTACAAGGACGGCACGGTCGAGCGCCTCCCTAGTAATGTCCGGTTCTGCTTCATCTTTGTACTCAAGTGTCGTGTTTAGATGGCGGATGAACCCTTTTTCCGGAAAGAACAAGGTTTCATCGCGAAAAAGACGTCCAATTCTCCCCCCTAATGTGGCGGCATGCGCGGATTAAATCTTTTTACTAGCTTGTTACTCGTCATTTCAGGAGATTTTCTCTGCATGACATGATTAAGTTTGCGTGAATCGTCGAACttagcttctttttttcttccaggCACTCCATATGTCCCGCCTTGCCTGGAGGACCCGAAGACAGGCGTCGCATCCAAAGACATCACCATTCGCGAGGACCCTCTAATCCGAGCAAGGCTCCATCTCCCGAAACTCGAAACTGTTAATGAGAAGCCTCAGAAGCTCCCCATCTTGGTCTACTACCATGGCGGCGGCTTCTGCATTGGGTccgccttctctctcttcgagTATCAGCACCTCACCACCCTTGTCGCGGAAGCCAAGATACTTGCTGTCTCCATCGAGTACAGGTTCGTTCTAATTTATTCTGTGAATTATTCTATTTTATAGAGTTGAAGGGATTGTGCAGTTGTAGTTATCACTTTCCATGCTAAGAAGACAGACTTGTATGCGTATACATATCAAGTTTACCTTCTGATAATCTCGTTTTAAATTAAGTCTTTGGTGTTAGTGGCCTTTCAGAactaaaaatattatcttaTGTCGATTGTCATGCCATACGAAATATGGTCGAAAGTGTTCAACATTGTTCATGTAAAAAGTTCGATTAATTTCCCGAAAAACTAGTTtaagtttgatgaaaatgatgattgtGTCTTATCAAGTAGTGAGAAAAAATAGCAATCGTGCTTACTTATTTTCTCACAGGTTAGCTCCCGAATGCCCTATACCCGCCATTTACGACGATTGCTGGGAAGGCCTCCAGTGGGTGGCTTCACACTCGGCCGACGGTGGAGCCGCCGCTGCGAAAGAGCCGTGGCTGGCTGATCACGGCGACTTCCAACGTGTCTCCGTCGCCGGCGATAGTGCTGGAGCCAACATTGCCCACAACGTCCTCATGAGGGCCGGCTGCGACCCTCTACTTGGCGGCACAAAGATATCCGCCGCGTACCTGACCCACCCCTACTTCTGGGGCTCCGAACCTATCGGGTCAGAGCCCAAGACGGGCCTCGACAAGGCGCTTTCGCATGTGATCTGGACTTTCCTGTACCCGACTGCGAAGGACGGGATCGACAGCCCCATGGTGAACCCGTTCGCGGCTGGGGCCCCGAGCCTGGCGGGCCTCGGGTGCGGGAGGCTGTTGGTGAGCGTGGCGGGGAAGGACCGGCTGAGGCATAGAGGGTTGAAGTACTGCGAGGCGGTGAAGGAGAGTGGGTTCAAAGGAGAAGTGGAGGTGGTGGAGGTTGAAGGAGAAGATCACGCTTTCCATATCGTGACTTTTGAGAAGGAGAGCGCCCAGGTCCTGATCAAACGGCTGGCTGCTTTCCTTAACAAAAGTTGCTAAGTTTGTTTTGCTTCATTTTTCGTTTGATCTGTGAGAATGTTCTTCTTGTGTGCTTTGTGATCACCAGTTCTTGAAAATGGAAACCTAAGCGTTGATTTCGCTTCTCTATGTGTCATATAGACCGTTGTGATATTTGTTACATTTTCGAAAAACCAAGTTGCATCCCGAGATAACTCATTGGACAACGCCGCCGGATCTGATCCCGCTCATGTGTCCGCCCACTCCCTCCTCCACCACAATTCCCTCGCCATCCGGTCAGACAGTTTCGCAGAGCTCTTCATATCGATCCAATTTCTCACGACAGTCACTATCGGATGTGATAAGTACGCACGTACTCGATGCGCGCTCTGGGCGGCCTTCGTGATTGCTTTCGCCCTTTCTCCGTGCGGTCTCTAAAGCGAAGTATATGTCACATACTGATCTTGATAATGAGGCCTTGACTCTTTCAAGATCTTGTGCGGAGCAACAACATCAATTATGTCCATGGCTAGATGTTACACAGATCGGGATGGTGTCCCCACTTTGGTGTTTGAAAGTTTGGTGGCCTCTATCTAGCTTTAGAAGAGATTGAAATGAGAATGGTCGTTCCTGAATTCTCCATTAGAACCGAATCCTTGGAGACTTCGAGTAAAGGAAACATGTGGGCCTCCCGAGATAGCTAGTACTTAGAAAACGTATTTCTATATGACTCCTCGTGTGAGTAATTgaaaagccctaaattttttagttgtaccaaattaatcataaaccttttaattgcattaatttagtccaaaaacttttacaaaatttaccaatttagtccgtaccttttgatgatttgctaatttagtcattccgaccACTTTTGGTCGAAATTACTGACGTAGATGCGGATCACCCACCGGCCATCCTCTATGGCATGCctaggagtgagcatggtttcaggATAGAACTTGAAATCTAAAAATCGGATCGGCAGGAAACTTGTCCGGTTTCAAGTTTtaaggtatgtagggtaggtttcaagtttcaaaaattggaaaacctATTCTAATGTGTaggtggaacctagaacctataattggtaacaagtttttgtgtttttcttggtatatgtcttCGCGCAATCCTGCGTAATCCATAGCATCCGATCATGAGTGCATAATCCGAAACCACTAGTCCGAGTTTTCATTTCTCgcgatatttatgattgaaacttttactttgtcaatgcttcatatttattcgtgtgtctaaatatgagttgtgtttaggggattgtagcagcaaatggtGGTTACTAAAGGTGATG contains:
- the LOC125315599 gene encoding 2-hydroxyisoflavanone dehydratase-like; this translates as MSGTPYVPPCLEDPKTGVASKDITIREDPLIRARLHLPKLETVNEKPQKLPILVYYHGGGFCIGSAFSLFEYQHLTTLVAEAKILAVSIEYRLAPECPIPAIYDDCWEGLQWVASHSADGGAAAAKEPWLADHGDFQRVSVAGDSAGANIAHNVLMRAGCDPLLGGTKISAAYLTHPYFWGSEPIGSEPKTGLDKALSHVIWTFLYPTAKDGIDSPMVNPFAAGAPSLAGLGCGRLLVSVAGKDRLRHRGLKYCEAVKESGFKGEVEVVEVEGEDHAFHIVTFEKESAQVLIKRLAAFLNKSC